In the genome of Streptomyces sp. NBC_00190, one region contains:
- a CDS encoding glutamine synthetase family protein — MDKQQEFVLRTLEERDIRFVRLWFTDVLGFLKSVAVAPAELEQAFDEGIGFDGSAIEGFARVYESDMIARPDPSTFQILPWRAEAPGTARMFCDILMPDGSPSFADPRYVLKRILAKTSDLGFTFYTHPEIEFFLLKDKPLDGTRPTPADNSGYFDHTPQNVGMDFRRQAITMLESMGISVEFSHHEGAPGQQEIDLRYADALSTADNIMTFRLVMKQVALEQGVQATFMPKPFSEFPGSGMHTHLSLFEGDRNAFYESGAEYQLSKVGRSFIAGLLKHAAETAAVTNQWVNSYKRIWGGSSRTAGSGGEAPSYICWGHNNRSALIRVPMYKPGKTGSARVEVRSIDSGANPYLTYAVLLAAGLKGIEEGYELPAGADDDVWALSDAERRAMGIEPLPQNLGEAIALMERSELVAETLGEHVFDFFLRNKKQEWEEYRSEVTAFELRKNLPVL, encoded by the coding sequence ATGGACAAGCAGCAGGAATTCGTCCTCCGGACGCTTGAGGAGCGCGACATCCGCTTCGTGCGCCTGTGGTTCACCGACGTACTGGGCTTCCTCAAGTCCGTCGCGGTCGCCCCCGCGGAGCTGGAGCAGGCCTTCGACGAGGGCATCGGCTTCGACGGCTCCGCGATCGAGGGCTTCGCGCGGGTCTACGAGTCCGACATGATCGCCAGGCCGGACCCGAGCACCTTCCAGATACTGCCGTGGCGCGCAGAGGCCCCCGGCACCGCCCGGATGTTCTGCGACATCCTGATGCCGGACGGCTCCCCGTCCTTCGCGGACCCGCGCTACGTCCTCAAGCGCATCCTGGCCAAGACCTCCGACCTGGGCTTCACCTTCTACACCCACCCGGAGATCGAGTTCTTCCTGCTGAAGGACAAGCCGCTCGACGGCACCAGGCCCACTCCCGCGGACAACTCCGGCTACTTCGACCACACTCCGCAGAACGTGGGCATGGATTTCCGCCGCCAGGCGATCACCATGCTCGAATCGATGGGCATCTCGGTCGAGTTCAGCCACCACGAGGGCGCCCCGGGCCAGCAGGAGATCGACCTGCGCTACGCCGACGCGCTCTCCACGGCCGACAACATCATGACCTTCCGCCTGGTGATGAAGCAGGTTGCCCTGGAGCAGGGCGTGCAGGCCACCTTCATGCCGAAGCCCTTCTCGGAGTTCCCCGGCTCGGGCATGCACACCCACCTCTCCCTCTTCGAGGGCGACCGCAACGCCTTCTACGAGTCGGGCGCCGAGTACCAGCTCTCCAAGGTCGGCCGCTCGTTCATCGCGGGCCTGCTGAAGCACGCGGCGGAGACCGCGGCCGTCACCAACCAGTGGGTCAACTCCTACAAGCGCATCTGGGGCGGCTCCTCCCGCACCGCCGGCTCGGGCGGCGAGGCCCCCTCGTACATCTGCTGGGGCCACAACAACCGCTCGGCCCTGATCCGCGTCCCGATGTACAAGCCGGGCAAGACCGGCTCCGCGCGCGTCGAGGTCCGCTCGATCGACTCGGGTGCCAACCCGTACCTCACGTACGCCGTCCTGCTGGCCGCCGGCCTGAAGGGCATCGAGGAGGGCTACGAACTCCCGGCGGGCGCCGACGACGACGTCTGGGCCCTCTCCGACGCCGAACGCCGCGCGATGGGCATCGAACCCCTCCCGCAGAACCTCGGCGAGGCCATCGCCCTGATGGAGCGCAGCGAACTGGTCGCCGAAACCCTCGGCGAGCACGTCTTCGATTTCTTCCTGCGCAACAAGAAGCAGGAGTGGGAGGAATACCGCTCGGAGGTCACGGCCTTCGAACTCCGCAAGAACCTCCCGGTGCTGTAG
- a CDS encoding DUF3105 domain-containing protein, with the protein MASKSGNTTDQHSRQARIAQMRRADKARERRNKAIAITTSAVVVVGLVGFGAWVMIDQKQTEQRKKDAVELARKTPVEGEQTWDAAKFGRNHVETPVKYEMNPPVGGDHHPRWMNCNGDVYKSPVPEVNAVHSLEHGAVWVTYNEKAGQADLDKLAETVGKTPYTLMSPVKEQAGSIMLSAWGKQVTVEKADDPRVTQFFTKYVQGPQTPEPGAACTNGVTGK; encoded by the coding sequence ATGGCCAGCAAGTCCGGAAACACCACAGACCAGCACTCCCGCCAGGCGCGCATAGCCCAGATGCGCCGGGCCGACAAGGCCCGCGAGCGGCGCAACAAGGCCATCGCGATCACGACCTCGGCGGTCGTCGTCGTCGGCCTGGTCGGTTTCGGCGCGTGGGTGATGATCGACCAGAAGCAGACCGAGCAGCGCAAGAAGGACGCCGTGGAACTGGCGCGCAAGACGCCGGTCGAAGGCGAGCAGACCTGGGACGCGGCGAAGTTCGGCCGCAACCACGTCGAGACCCCGGTGAAGTACGAGATGAACCCGCCCGTCGGCGGTGACCACCACCCCCGCTGGATGAACTGCAACGGCGACGTCTACAAGAGCCCGGTGCCCGAGGTGAACGCCGTGCACTCGCTGGAGCACGGCGCGGTCTGGGTGACGTACAACGAGAAGGCCGGCCAGGCCGACCTGGACAAGCTCGCCGAGACGGTCGGCAAGACCCCGTACACGCTGATGAGCCCGGTCAAGGAGCAGGCCGGCTCGATCATGCTCAGCGCGTGGGGCAAGCAGGTGACGGTGGAGAAGGCGGACGACCCGCGCGTGACGCAGTTCTTCACCAAGTACGTGCAGGGCCCGCAGACCCCCGAGCCGGGCGCGGCCTGCACGAACGGGGTGACCGGCAAGTGA
- a CDS encoding DUF305 domain-containing protein, which produces MSRTPRTYWAAGSAVLLALLFAAAATVAATGDSGTQAGTSAGPPGLHSPDAGFARDMAVHHQQAVEMSFIVRDRTQDEAVRSLAYDIANTQANQRGMMLGWLDLWGLPKVVAGEPPMSWMGTSEEDGKQGEHSGHGGHGGHGTDGEHGTDGTHGTHGTDGGHSENSSPSGHSGHGTAAKPGALMPGMATKEELAQLAAASGRDAEVLYLQLMTDHHKGGVEMAEACARQCRTPVERDLAQGMVDAQRSELTLMADMLGKRGAAPRG; this is translated from the coding sequence GTGAGCCGCACCCCTCGTACGTACTGGGCCGCGGGCTCGGCCGTGCTGCTGGCGCTGCTGTTCGCGGCGGCCGCCACGGTCGCAGCGACCGGCGACTCCGGTACGCAGGCCGGCACGTCGGCCGGGCCTCCGGGCCTGCACTCGCCGGACGCGGGCTTCGCGCGCGACATGGCGGTGCACCACCAGCAGGCGGTGGAGATGTCGTTCATCGTGCGGGACCGCACCCAGGACGAGGCGGTACGCAGCCTCGCCTACGACATCGCCAACACCCAGGCCAACCAGCGGGGCATGATGCTCGGCTGGCTGGACCTGTGGGGGCTGCCGAAGGTGGTGGCCGGCGAGCCGCCCATGTCCTGGATGGGCACCTCCGAGGAGGACGGCAAGCAAGGCGAGCACAGTGGCCACGGCGGGCACGGCGGCCACGGCACGGACGGCGAGCACGGCACGGACGGCACGCACGGCACGCACGGCACCGACGGCGGCCACAGCGAGAACAGCAGCCCCTCCGGTCACTCCGGCCACGGCACGGCGGCCAAGCCGGGCGCGCTGATGCCCGGCATGGCCACCAAGGAGGAGCTCGCGCAGCTTGCCGCCGCGAGCGGCCGGGACGCGGAGGTGCTCTACCTCCAGCTGATGACCGACCACCACAAGGGCGGCGTGGAGATGGCCGAGGCCTGCGCGCGCCAGTGCCGGACCCCGGTCGAGCGGGATCTGGCGCAGGGCATGGTCGACGCGCAGCGCTCCGAGCTCACCCTGATGGCGGACATGCTGGGCAAGCGCGGAGCCGCACCGCGCGGGTGA
- a CDS encoding CBS domain-containing protein, translated as MTTAGEIMHAGAQWIPATETLDRAAQLMARLNVGALPISDKTERLCGILTDRDIVVGCVAKGHNPSKVTAGDMAKGTPRWIEASADVSEVLEEMQSHQIRRLPVIRNKRLVGMISEADLAKHLSEEQIAGWAEMVYARS; from the coding sequence ATGACCACCGCCGGAGAGATCATGCACGCCGGGGCCCAGTGGATCCCCGCCACCGAGACCCTCGACCGGGCGGCCCAGCTGATGGCCCGGCTCAATGTGGGCGCGCTCCCCATCAGCGACAAGACGGAACGCCTCTGCGGCATCCTCACCGACCGCGACATCGTGGTGGGCTGTGTGGCCAAGGGGCACAACCCGTCGAAGGTGACGGCCGGCGACATGGCCAAGGGCACGCCGCGCTGGATCGAGGCGAGCGCGGACGTCTCCGAGGTGCTGGAGGAGATGCAGAGCCACCAGATCCGCCGGCTTCCGGTGATCAGGAACAAGAGGCTCGTCGGCATGATCAGCGAGGCCGACCTCGCGAAGCACCTCTCGGAGGAGCAGATCGCCGGCTGGGCGGAGATGGTCTACGCACGCAGCTGA
- a CDS encoding alpha/beta fold hydrolase, translating to MSARRTKDTASFVRVDGVPLHVVVEGRGPVAVLDAGLAMAWFDWDAVAALLVAQGRTVVRFDRPGHGLSGPAAAPPTTVGEAHRLAALLDALGLTGPVAGPVTVVGHSIAGFYAEAFARLHPGRTAALVLLDSSVEEAPRTVLPAALRTGAARALGGALTAAGLPAALGPLARRATVRASRTGGGDPAARDLVRRCYRTGRVWCGVLLENSRYPDMAAELVALRRTHPLTAPAVVLAGHDGSSGRGALRWLARQADLADRIGARFEVAEPAGHLVMLDRPDQVARAVRTAAGQLRA from the coding sequence GTGAGCGCGCGCCGCACGAAGGACACCGCCTCGTTCGTCCGGGTGGACGGGGTCCCGCTGCACGTGGTCGTCGAGGGCCGCGGCCCCGTGGCCGTGCTCGACGCCGGACTCGCCATGGCCTGGTTCGACTGGGATGCGGTCGCCGCCCTGCTGGTGGCACAGGGCCGTACCGTCGTCCGCTTCGACCGGCCCGGACACGGCCTCAGCGGCCCGGCCGCCGCGCCGCCGACCACCGTCGGGGAGGCCCACCGGCTCGCCGCGCTGCTGGACGCCCTCGGCCTCACCGGCCCGGTCGCCGGCCCCGTCACCGTCGTCGGGCACTCGATCGCCGGGTTCTACGCCGAGGCCTTCGCCCGGCTCCACCCTGGGCGCACCGCAGCCCTGGTCCTCCTCGACTCCAGCGTGGAGGAGGCACCCCGTACGGTGCTGCCGGCCGCGCTGCGCACCGGCGCCGCCCGCGCGCTGGGCGGGGCGCTGACCGCCGCCGGACTGCCCGCCGCGCTGGGGCCGCTCGCCCGGCGGGCGACCGTACGGGCCTCACGCACCGGCGGCGGCGACCCGGCCGCGCGGGACCTCGTACGGCGCTGCTACCGCACCGGCCGCGTCTGGTGCGGCGTCCTGCTGGAGAACTCCCGCTATCCGGACATGGCCGCCGAGCTCGTGGCCCTGCGCCGGACGCACCCGCTGACCGCGCCCGCCGTCGTCCTCGCGGGCCACGACGGCTCGTCCGGCCGTGGCGCCCTGCGCTGGCTCGCCCGCCAGGCGGACCTCGCGGACCGGATCGGCGCCCGCTTCGAGGTCGCCGAGCCCGCCGGGCACCTGGTCATGCTGGACCGCCCGGACCAGGTGGCCCGGGCGGTCCGCACGGCGGCCGGTCAGCTGCGTGCGTAG
- a CDS encoding DUF998 domain-containing protein: protein MSTNGLSLRSPRTAWPVAVLIGLGAAAYTAWVLEVVLSTGLNPIETYVSELAAQNQPLGGLFRATDFTAGLLAFTGGLLALLRLVRHAESRRPWAVTGWAGVTLFGAATAADAWLPLSCAPTVDPVCAARETAGLVPATHQAHAVSSSLAMTGALVGLVALTVAARRYGWFAPLARYGPALVVLELLATAWTLSAIALFTAGHGTWALGAGQRLQVLLVALWLGLLAYSVHKEGRT, encoded by the coding sequence ATGTCCACCAATGGCCTCTCTCTGCGTTCTCCGCGGACCGCCTGGCCGGTCGCCGTGCTCATCGGCCTGGGCGCCGCCGCCTACACCGCGTGGGTGCTCGAAGTCGTCCTCTCCACCGGCCTCAACCCCATCGAGACGTACGTCAGCGAGCTCGCCGCCCAGAACCAGCCGCTCGGCGGCCTGTTCCGGGCCACCGACTTCACCGCCGGGCTGCTCGCCTTCACCGGCGGCCTGCTCGCACTGCTCCGGCTGGTGCGGCACGCGGAGTCCCGCCGCCCCTGGGCGGTCACCGGCTGGGCCGGGGTCACCCTGTTCGGCGCGGCCACCGCCGCCGACGCCTGGCTGCCGCTGAGCTGCGCGCCCACCGTGGACCCCGTCTGCGCCGCCCGGGAGACCGCCGGGCTGGTTCCCGCCACCCATCAGGCCCATGCCGTCAGCAGCAGCCTCGCCATGACGGGCGCCCTCGTCGGTCTGGTGGCCCTCACCGTCGCCGCCCGCCGCTACGGCTGGTTCGCCCCGCTCGCCCGCTACGGCCCCGCGCTCGTCGTCCTCGAACTGCTCGCCACGGCCTGGACCCTGTCGGCCATCGCGCTGTTCACCGCCGGCCACGGGACCTGGGCCCTGGGCGCCGGGCAGCGGCTGCAGGTCCTCCTCGTCGCGCTGTGGCTGGGCCTGCTCGCGTACTCCGTCCACAAGGAGGGCCGTACGTGA
- a CDS encoding multicopper oxidase family protein, whose amino-acid sequence MCPHPTRRAVLGASAAAVAAAGSGLLAGCAGSSGRGPRPGTGVGTGHAAAHHGGSAADGPTGYVDPAGPEVKAAEAARKAAGPVTEVKLTAAATTLDLGGGRTVRSWAYGDRLPGKEVRVTAGGTLALTLANNLPEATSMHWHGLSLRNDMDGVPGLTQRDIAAGGSFAYRFAVTHPGTYWFHPHTGVQQDRGLYAPLIVEDPKEPLSYDKEWVVVLDDWIDGVGGATPDAVLAELRKRRPGGHAHGKARTPGTPAGPSASAGPSAPATPAAKPGATGVPSHLLVGADSDILGEEAGDVAYPYYLVNGRVADDPSVFTARPGDRIRLRIINAGGDTAFRLALGGHELTVTHTDGFPVEHATTGSLLLAMGERYDVLVTAGDGVFPLTALAEGKGKSALAVLRTGSGTAPTAGTRPTELDGPPLMADALKPAESAALAPREPDRTVQLRLTGSMSRYNWAFDGAPYTPDQRHPVKAGERVRLEFRNATPMWHPLHLHGHTFALGGGAGGARKDTSILLPGGTLTADFDADNPGLWMTHCHNVYHSESGMMTVLGYQL is encoded by the coding sequence ATGTGTCCTCATCCCACCCGTCGAGCCGTGCTCGGCGCGTCCGCCGCCGCTGTCGCCGCCGCCGGTTCGGGGCTGCTCGCCGGCTGTGCGGGCTCCTCCGGACGGGGCCCGCGCCCCGGCACCGGTGTCGGCACCGGCCATGCGGCCGCGCACCACGGCGGCTCCGCCGCCGACGGGCCGACGGGGTACGTGGATCCGGCCGGGCCCGAGGTCAAGGCCGCCGAGGCCGCCCGCAAGGCCGCTGGGCCGGTCACCGAGGTCAAGCTCACGGCCGCCGCCACCACGCTCGACCTCGGCGGCGGCCGCACCGTCCGCTCCTGGGCGTACGGGGACCGGCTCCCGGGCAAGGAGGTGCGGGTCACCGCCGGCGGCACCCTCGCCCTCACCCTGGCCAACAACCTCCCCGAGGCCACCTCCATGCACTGGCACGGCCTCTCGCTGCGCAACGACATGGACGGCGTCCCCGGGCTGACCCAGCGGGACATCGCCGCGGGCGGCTCGTTCGCGTACCGGTTCGCGGTCACGCACCCGGGGACGTACTGGTTCCATCCGCACACCGGTGTGCAGCAGGACCGCGGGCTGTACGCCCCGCTCATCGTCGAGGACCCGAAGGAGCCCCTCTCGTACGACAAGGAGTGGGTGGTGGTGCTGGACGACTGGATCGACGGGGTGGGCGGCGCCACCCCGGACGCCGTCCTCGCCGAGCTCCGCAAGCGCCGGCCCGGAGGCCATGCCCACGGCAAGGCCCGCACCCCGGGCACGCCCGCCGGTCCCTCCGCCTCCGCCGGTCCCTCCGCCCCCGCCACCCCGGCGGCCAAACCGGGTGCCACCGGCGTGCCCTCGCACCTGCTGGTGGGCGCCGACAGCGACATCCTCGGCGAGGAAGCGGGCGACGTCGCCTACCCGTACTACCTGGTCAACGGCAGGGTCGCGGACGACCCGTCGGTCTTCACCGCCCGCCCCGGCGACCGGATCCGGCTGCGCATCATCAACGCCGGCGGGGACACCGCCTTCCGCCTGGCCCTCGGCGGCCACGAACTGACGGTCACCCACACGGACGGCTTCCCGGTCGAACACGCGACGACGGGCTCGCTGCTGCTGGCCATGGGCGAGCGGTACGACGTCCTGGTCACCGCCGGGGACGGGGTGTTCCCGCTCACCGCGCTGGCCGAGGGAAAGGGGAAGTCGGCGCTCGCGGTACTGCGCACCGGCAGCGGTACGGCGCCCACCGCCGGGACCCGGCCGACCGAGCTGGACGGGCCCCCGCTGATGGCGGACGCGCTCAAGCCCGCCGAATCGGCCGCACTGGCACCGCGCGAGCCGGACCGCACGGTCCAGCTCAGACTGACCGGCTCCATGAGCCGGTACAACTGGGCCTTCGACGGCGCTCCCTACACACCCGACCAGCGGCACCCGGTGAAGGCGGGCGAGCGGGTCCGGCTGGAGTTCAGGAACGCGACGCCGATGTGGCACCCGCTGCACCTGCACGGGCACACCTTCGCCCTCGGCGGCGGGGCCGGCGGGGCCCGCAAGGACACCTCGATCCTGCTGCCCGGCGGGACGCTGACGGCCGATTTCGACGCGGACAATCCCGGCCTG